In Prunus dulcis chromosome 2, ALMONDv2, whole genome shotgun sequence, a single genomic region encodes these proteins:
- the LOC117619061 gene encoding 3-hydroxyisobutyryl-CoA hydrolase 1, translating to MASFGSTRREEDSVLVQQNLFVRTLTLNRPRQLNALNFEMISRLLELFLAYEKDDNVKLVIVKGKGRAFCAGGDVAAVVRQINEGNWRLGAYFFQKEFTLNYLLATYSKPQVSILNGIVMGGGAGASIHGRFRVATENSVFAMPETALGLFPDVGASYYLSRLPGFFGEYVGLTGTRLDGAEMLVCGLATHFVPSTRLSYLEEALCKVDSSDFNIIQAIIDKYSQNPTLKEKSAYYRMDVIDKCFSRRTVEEILSALEKEATNSADAWLTSTIQALKKASPMSLKISLKSIREGRLQGVGQCLVREYRMVCHVLKGEVSKDFREGCRAILLDKDKNPKWEPSKLELVTNHMVEQYFSKLDDEGWEELELPARSNLPVTAIAKL from the exons ATGGCTTCTTTCGGCTCTACCCGACGCGAAGAAGAttcg GTTCTGGTACAACAAAATTTGTTTGTGAGGACATTGACATTGAACAGGCCACGGCAATTGAACGCGCTTAACTTTGAAATG ATTTCTCGTCTGTTGGAACTTTTTCTGGCTTATGAGAAGGATGATAATGTCAAGCTGGTGATTGTCAAG gGGAAAGGTAGAGCATTTTGTGCCGGTGGTGATGTAGCTGCTGTGGTTCGTCAGATTAATGAAG GAAATTGGAGATTAGGtgcatatttttttcaaaaggaGTTTACCTTAAACTACTTGTTGGCAACATACAGTAAACCTCAG GTTTCAATTCTGAATGGAATTGTCATGGGAGGTGGGGCTGGTGCTTCAATTCATGGAAGATTCCGTGTTGCAACTGAGAATTCG GTTTTTGCAATGCCAGAGACAGCTTTGGGACTCTTTCCCGATGTAGGTGCCTCTTATTATTTGTCCAGACTTCCTGGATTCTTTG GAGAATATGTTGGTCTTACAGGTACCAGATTGGATGGTGCTGAAATGCTTGTGTGTGGTCTTGCTACTCACTTTGTTCCatcaacg AGATTGTCTTATTTAGAAGAAGCTCTATGCAAAGTTGACTCAAGTGATTTTAACATTATTCAAGCAATTATAGATAAATACTCGCAGAATCCGACTCTGAAAGAGAAAAGTGCTTACTACCG GATGGATGTTATAGACAAGTGCTTTTCTAGAAGAACAGTAGAGGAAATTTTATCTGCCCTT GAGAAGGAGGCTACAAACAGTGCGGATGCTTGGCTAACTTCAACAATTCAAGCACTAAAGAAGGCATCGCCAATGAGTTTGAAGATTTCCTTGAAATCG ATTAGAGAAGGAAGGCTTCAAGGAGTTGGTCAATGCCTTGTTCGTGAATATAGAATGGTTTGCCATGTTCTGAAAGGAGAAGTCAGCAAGGACTTCAGAGAG GGCTGCAGAGCTATATTGTTAGACAAGGATAAGAACCCAAAG TGGGAGCCTTCTAAATTGGAGCTCGTTACTAACCATATGGTTGAGCAGTACTTCTCGAAGTTGGATGATGAAGGATGGGAAGAATTAGAACTTCCTGCAAGATCAAACTTGCCTGTAACTGCCATTGCAAAGCTTTGA
- the LOC117619261 gene encoding DAR GTPase 2, mitochondrial, whose protein sequence is MATATLARQIGRAITKATNSTSSGNGWYSPHMAAASRAIAERIPLVDLVLEVRDARIPLSSAYDQLRNCTSSSKRIIVMNKMDLANNSQLKDWMKYFEQKNYISYGVNAHNKESIQQLLNFLQARVRELKKVDHSSHTTTILLVGIPNVGKSALANSLHRIGRISAAEKGKLKHAIVSPQPGETKNITGLKIASHPNIYVLDTPGVLPPHILDDEVCTKLALTGTIQDCFAGENELAQCFLSILNRSDEYKKWAQLSNSENERSFADRNIKCSTSSEMGMKRKRQYPTDHTQDFIVHDVRQTLFEVISSFDGNVEDERLIEEEFKAMHAAFQVPLESEHNTQNKIAAKLLNLFRTGRLGHYILDSIPRKL, encoded by the exons ATGGCAACGGCTACTTTGGCAAGACAAATAGGTAGGGCTATTACAAAAGCTACCAACAGCACAAGCTCTGGAAACGGATGGTACAGCCCTCACATGGCTGCTGCTTCTCGCGCCATCGCTGAACGTATCCCATTGGTCGATCTCGTTCTCGAAGTCAGAGATGCGAGG ATTCCATTGTCATCGGCGTATGATCAACTGAGGAACTGTACATCCTCGTCAAAGCGAATTATAGTGATGAACAAGATGGACCTTGCAAATAATTCACAACTGAAg GATTGGATGAAGTACTTTGAGCAAAAGAATTACATTTCGTATGGAGTCAACGCCCACAACAAAGAGAGCATTCAGCAG TTGTTGAACTTTTTGCAAGCTCGAGTCCGAGAATTGAAGAAAGTTGATCACTCTAGTCATACCACAACAATATTGCTAGTTGGAATTCCTAATGTTGGCAAGTCAGCTCTTGCCAACTCCTTGCATCGAATTGGAAGGATTAGTGCAGCAG AGAAAGGAAAGTTGAAGCACGCTATTGTGAGTCCACAGCCCGGTGAGACAAAAAATATTACTGGCTTGAAG ATTGCAAGCCATCCCAATATTTATGTGTTGGACACCCCAGGTGTTTTGCCTCCACACATTCTAGATGATGAGGTCTGCACCAAGCTAGCCTTGACAG GAACGATTCAAGATTGTTTTGCTGGGGAAAACGAACTAGCTCAGTGTTTTCTGTCTATCTTGAACAGGAGTGATGAATACAAGAAGTGGGCACAATTGTCCAACAGTGAGAATGAAAGATCTTTTGCAGATCGCAATATAAAATGCTCAACTAGCTCTGAAATGGGCATGAAACGAAAAAGGCAATACCCCACTGATCACACACAG GATTTCATAGTGCATGATGTTCGTCAGACACTCTTTGAAGTGATATCATCTTTTGATGGTAATGTGGAAGATGAAAGGCTTATTGAGGAAGAGTTCAAGGCCATGCACGCAGCTTTTCAGGTTCCTCTGGAATCCGAACATAACACTCAAAATAAAATCGCAGCTAAGTTGTTGAATCTTTTTCGTACTGGAAGGCTTGGACATTACATTTTAGATTCTATTCCAAGAAAACTCTAG